From the genome of bacterium, one region includes:
- a CDS encoding Glu/Leu/Phe/Val dehydrogenase — protein MPEELNPFKIAQKQLDEAAELLGLDEATHEILRWPRREYHFTIPVRMDDGSVKVFHGFRVQYNDARGPCKGGIRWHPNETIDTVRALAAWMTWKTAVVDIPLGGGKGGVVCNPKEMSDAEKERLARGYMRQVAHILGVTKDVPAPDVYTTPQIMAWMMDEYESIVHEHHPGVITGKPVQLFGSQGRGDATARGGIYATREAAKALGIKLEGATAAIQGFGNAGQHAALLAEEILGMKIVAVSDTSGAIYNPNGFDAKKLVDWKIKNRKIATYPEGEKLDEDPVEANKKLLELEVTVLFPAALENVITTENASRIKAKISCELANGPTTPEADKILYENGVYVIPDFLANAGGVTVSYFEQVQGAYNFYWKLEDVHKLLDEKMTAAFWAVHNTSVEKKVHPRLAAYLVSVQRVVEAMKLRGWV, from the coding sequence ATGCCAGAAGAACTTAATCCATTCAAAATCGCGCAAAAGCAGCTCGATGAAGCTGCGGAGTTGCTGGGGCTCGATGAGGCTACTCATGAAATTTTAAGATGGCCTCGTCGGGAGTATCATTTCACAATCCCCGTGAGAATGGACGACGGCAGTGTGAAGGTATTCCACGGGTTCAGAGTCCAATACAATGATGCTCGTGGCCCATGCAAGGGCGGAATAAGGTGGCACCCCAATGAGACCATAGATACTGTCAGGGCTCTTGCTGCATGGATGACATGGAAAACAGCAGTAGTCGACATTCCTCTCGGCGGCGGTAAAGGTGGTGTGGTATGTAATCCTAAGGAAATGTCCGATGCGGAGAAAGAAAGGCTGGCTCGTGGCTATATGCGTCAGGTGGCGCACATTCTCGGTGTAACTAAGGATGTTCCCGCTCCCGATGTCTACACTACGCCACAGATAATGGCGTGGATGATGGACGAATACGAATCCATAGTCCATGAACATCATCCTGGTGTTATAACTGGTAAGCCAGTTCAGCTTTTTGGTTCTCAGGGTAGAGGCGATGCGACCGCAAGAGGTGGCATCTACGCAACACGAGAGGCTGCGAAAGCACTCGGAATAAAGCTTGAGGGTGCTACTGCGGCTATTCAGGGATTCGGTAATGCTGGTCAACACGCAGCACTCCTTGCCGAGGAAATTCTTGGTATGAAAATAGTAGCCGTATCCGATACTTCCGGCGCTATTTACAACCCGAATGGATTTGATGCCAAAAAACTCGTGGATTGGAAAATCAAAAACCGTAAAATAGCTACCTATCCTGAGGGCGAGAAACTTGATGAGGACCCTGTTGAGGCTAACAAGAAACTTCTCGAGCTTGAGGTTACAGTGCTTTTCCCAGCTGCTCTTGAGAATGTTATAACAACAGAAAACGCTTCGAGAATTAAGGCGAAGATTTCCTGCGAGCTTGCCAATGGTCCTACTACTCCTGAGGCTGACAAAATTCTTTACGAGAACGGCGTTTATGTTATCCCTGACTTCCTCGCTAATGCGGGTGGTGTTACTGTTTCTTACTTTGAGCAGGTTCAGGGTGCATACAACTTCTACTGGAAGCTCGAGGATGTCCACAAGCTTCTGGATGAGAAGATGACCGCCGCGTTCTGGGCTGTGCATAACACCAGCGTGGAGAAGAAAGTTCACCCAAGGCTGGCTGCATACCTCGTTTCGGTCCAGAGAGTTGTTGAGGCTATGAAGCTCCGAGGCTGGGTCTAA
- the efp gene encoding elongation factor P produces the protein MISAVDFRKGLKILYKGVPYEIVDFQHSLRGRGRGKVWARMKNLKTGNVLEETFSSEEQFEVPDLESKDMQYLYSDENNYVFMTTDTFEQFYFPKETIGDAKWFLKEGEVYHIVLWNGMPLSVELPAAVVLKVVETEPAVRGDTVSNVTKKAKLETGLTIKVPLFIKEGDLVKVDTRTMSYISRA, from the coding sequence GTGATAAGCGCGGTCGATTTCAGAAAAGGTTTAAAGATACTTTACAAAGGGGTCCCCTACGAAATAGTTGACTTCCAGCATTCACTTAGGGGTAGAGGCAGAGGTAAGGTCTGGGCGCGGATGAAAAACCTTAAAACGGGGAATGTGCTCGAGGAGACCTTTAGTTCGGAGGAGCAATTTGAGGTCCCCGACCTTGAGTCGAAGGATATGCAGTATCTTTACTCTGATGAAAACAACTATGTTTTTATGACTACCGATACATTTGAGCAGTTTTATTTCCCCAAGGAAACTATAGGGGATGCCAAGTGGTTCCTTAAGGAGGGCGAGGTTTACCACATCGTGCTCTGGAATGGAATGCCTCTAAGCGTTGAGTTGCCAGCTGCTGTAGTCCTAAAAGTAGTGGAGACCGAGCCAGCCGTAAGAGGAGATACAGTAAGCAATGTGACCAAAAAAGCCAAGCTTGAAACGGGACTTACCATTAAAGTCCCGCTGTTTATTAAGGAAGGCGACCTCGTTAAGGTCGACACGAGAACGATGTCCTATATAAGTAGGGCATAG
- a CDS encoding L,D-transpeptidase, with the protein MFARITTIIALLSVLAAGFVVTMVALSSDYIVLRRDDFDKLINYADSLERKLELTKLELSVLKRKVQKLELLAEMRTQKGRYLVVDRAKGKFWIRDGKFVIYEGVCGVGKGVKWIRNKKFNFETPAGVYHVKRKLLNPWWIRPNWFWYERGLEVPKKWIRFPKNITFERAVAFYNSLSKEDKLRVRAIPGYLGKYVLDLGGGIFIHYSKHNRGAVSHGCIRVSEEDSEIIWKLLDVGDPVYIF; encoded by the coding sequence ATGTTTGCCAGAATAACGACCATAATAGCGCTGTTAAGCGTTCTTGCGGCTGGTTTCGTGGTAACTATGGTTGCCCTAAGTAGCGATTATATTGTTCTTAGGCGCGATGATTTCGATAAGCTCATAAACTACGCTGATTCACTCGAACGAAAACTCGAGCTAACGAAACTTGAGCTTAGCGTTTTAAAACGCAAAGTGCAAAAACTTGAGCTTCTCGCTGAAATGCGAACCCAAAAAGGGCGGTATCTCGTTGTGGATAGAGCTAAAGGTAAGTTCTGGATAAGGGACGGCAAATTCGTTATTTATGAAGGAGTATGTGGTGTTGGGAAGGGCGTTAAATGGATAAGGAATAAGAAATTTAATTTTGAAACCCCTGCTGGTGTTTATCATGTGAAGAGGAAGCTTTTGAACCCGTGGTGGATCCGACCTAACTGGTTCTGGTATGAAAGAGGGCTTGAGGTTCCCAAAAAGTGGATTCGATTTCCTAAAAACATTACATTCGAACGCGCTGTGGCGTTTTATAATTCACTTTCAAAGGAGGATAAACTTAGGGTTAGGGCTATACCCGGTTATCTTGGTAAGTATGTTCTCGACCTTGGAGGCGGAATTTTCATTCATTATAGTAAGCATAACAGAGGTGCCGTAAGCCACGGTTGTATAAGGGTTTCCGAGGAAGATTCAGAGATAATATGGAAACTCTTGGATGTCGGCGATCCTGTGTATATCTTTTAG
- a CDS encoding rod shape-determining protein has product MPLSRVLRFFNFLANDIGIDLGTVNTLIWVKGEGIVLAEPSIVAVEAETEKIVAIGSEAWEMVGRTPDYIKTIRPLKDGVIADFDITEQMLRTLIKRVIKSRFLVKPRVVISVPSGITEVERRAVADSAENAGAREVYLINEPMAAAIGIGVPIEEPRGNMIIDIGGGTSEIAVISLSGIVSSATIRIAGDEMNEAIISYMKRKYNLLIGEQTAESIKLRIGSAFEDDDELSMDVKGRDLVEGLPKVVRVTSSEIREALEEPISAIMQAIRGALEQTPPELAADIVDRGIIMTGGGSLLRGLDKRISVETGLPTFVADDPLTCVVKGTGMILSNFPKYYQILQREKVAS; this is encoded by the coding sequence ATGCCTCTTTCACGAGTTCTTAGATTTTTCAACTTTCTTGCCAACGACATAGGTATAGACCTCGGCACAGTGAATACCCTTATCTGGGTTAAAGGGGAAGGCATAGTTCTTGCTGAACCGAGTATAGTAGCCGTTGAGGCGGAAACGGAGAAAATTGTTGCAATAGGCTCCGAGGCATGGGAGATGGTTGGCAGGACACCCGACTACATAAAAACGATTCGCCCGCTTAAAGATGGGGTGATAGCGGACTTCGACATAACCGAGCAAATGCTAAGGACACTTATAAAGCGCGTTATAAAGTCCCGCTTTCTCGTTAAGCCAAGGGTAGTCATATCGGTTCCTTCAGGCATTACTGAGGTCGAAAGGCGAGCCGTTGCTGATTCCGCTGAAAACGCTGGCGCGAGAGAGGTGTATCTTATAAACGAACCTATGGCAGCGGCTATAGGCATTGGCGTCCCGATTGAGGAACCGCGGGGGAACATGATAATAGATATCGGCGGCGGAACATCTGAGATAGCGGTTATATCGCTTTCCGGTATCGTTAGCAGTGCCACTATCCGAATAGCCGGCGACGAGATGAATGAGGCGATAATATCGTATATGAAGCGAAAGTATAACCTTCTTATCGGAGAGCAAACGGCCGAAAGCATCAAGCTTAGAATAGGCAGCGCTTTTGAAGACGACGATGAGCTTTCAATGGATGTTAAAGGTCGCGATCTGGTTGAGGGACTGCCTAAGGTAGTTAGGGTTACATCGTCTGAAATAAGGGAGGCGCTTGAAGAGCCTATATCTGCGATAATGCAGGCTATTCGTGGCGCGCTTGAGCAAACTCCACCCGAGCTCGCCGCAGACATCGTTGACCGAGGAATAATAATGACCGGCGGTGGTTCGCTTCTTAGGGGGCTCGATAAACGCATAAGTGTGGAAACTGGGCTTCCTACTTTCGTCGCTGATGACCCTCTAACTTGTGTTGTTAAAGGAACAGGGATGATATTGTCGAATTTCCCGAAGTACTATCAGATCCTTCAAAGAGAGAAAGTAGCTTCGTAA
- a CDS encoding dihydroorotase: MNYLIKGGKIVDPSQGFERIADILVIDGIIESIDPDSVPDDVETIDASGKLVFPGLVDIHVHAREPGEEYKETIETASMAAAAGGFTTIVTMANTKPPIDTADRVRFVYERAENASVHVYPVGAVSKELSGEQLAEMADMAESGAVAFSDDGNPIANPELMRNALAYADQLELPILVHEVDPVLASGGQIHEGEAASISGLRGIPSQAETAMIFRDIELLKLSGGRLHIQHVTVEGSVELIRQAKLAGMAVTCEVTPHHLLLTDMDVVNSGFDSNFKVMPPLRSERDRQALLEALVDGTIDAIATDHAPHALHEKDNPFEIAPFGIVGLETALSLVWTNFVEKGIISPIRMVELMSTMPAKILELPAGSLAKGMVADITVFDPDARWVVKPENFYSRSRNTPFEGLELKGKVVLTMVAGEIVYKSQAV; encoded by the coding sequence ATGAACTATCTTATAAAGGGTGGCAAGATTGTCGATCCATCTCAGGGTTTTGAGAGAATAGCCGACATACTTGTTATTGATGGTATTATAGAGTCTATTGATCCAGATTCGGTTCCTGATGATGTGGAGACTATTGATGCGTCGGGCAAGCTCGTTTTCCCGGGTCTTGTTGACATTCATGTTCACGCACGCGAACCGGGCGAGGAATACAAGGAAACTATAGAAACTGCTTCTATGGCTGCTGCAGCCGGTGGCTTTACAACGATAGTCACAATGGCTAACACAAAACCTCCCATCGATACTGCTGACCGTGTGCGATTCGTGTATGAAAGGGCTGAGAATGCTTCTGTTCATGTTTATCCGGTCGGAGCGGTTTCAAAAGAGCTTTCTGGGGAGCAACTCGCTGAGATGGCGGACATGGCTGAATCTGGTGCTGTAGCTTTCTCTGACGATGGGAACCCTATCGCAAACCCTGAGTTAATGAGAAATGCGCTCGCGTATGCTGACCAGCTCGAACTGCCTATATTGGTGCACGAGGTCGACCCAGTATTAGCATCTGGTGGACAGATACATGAGGGAGAAGCAGCGTCGATATCAGGATTACGAGGAATACCATCTCAGGCTGAAACAGCCATGATATTTCGCGACATAGAACTTCTCAAACTTTCTGGTGGAAGACTGCACATTCAGCATGTTACTGTTGAGGGCTCAGTAGAATTGATACGGCAGGCTAAACTTGCTGGAATGGCGGTAACATGTGAAGTAACGCCGCATCATCTTCTGCTGACTGATATGGATGTCGTTAATTCTGGTTTCGATTCGAACTTCAAAGTTATGCCTCCTTTACGCTCAGAAAGGGACAGACAGGCTTTGCTTGAGGCTTTGGTGGACGGCACGATAGACGCGATAGCTACTGACCACGCTCCGCATGCGCTTCACGAGAAGGACAATCCGTTTGAGATAGCACCATTCGGTATCGTGGGGCTCGAGACCGCTCTCTCACTTGTATGGACTAATTTCGTTGAAAAGGGCATTATATCGCCTATAAGGATGGTCGAGCTTATGTCGACGATGCCCGCGAAAATTCTTGAGTTACCCGCTGGTTCGCTCGCTAAAGGAATGGTTGCGGACATAACGGTTTTCGACCCCGATGCCAGATGGGTTGTTAAACCTGAAAACTTCTACTCGAGGTCGCGCAACACTCCTTTTGAAGGATTAGAGCTTAAAGGTAAGGTAGTCCTAACTATGGTTGCGGGCGAGATAGTTTACAAATCCCAAGCTGTTTAA